The following nucleotide sequence is from Triticum dicoccoides isolate Atlit2015 ecotype Zavitan chromosome 7B, WEW_v2.0, whole genome shotgun sequence.
atgcctacggctaagccgtcggcataggtgccacgtggcgccctgagctatgccgacggcttagccgtcggcatagttgacCTTATCCACTCGCGTTACCCCCCAACCACTCACTGTCTCCCCACACCCCGagctgccgccgccgcaccccccGACCCCGACCTGCGCCGCCACCGCACCCCCCgtcccgacctgccgccgccgccgcaccccccaCCCCGACCTGCCGCCGCCNNNNNNNNNNNNNNNNNNNNNNNNNNNNNNNNNNNNNNNNNNNNNNNNNNNNNNNNNNNNNNNNNNNNNNNNNNNNNNNNNNNNNNNNNNNNNNNNNNNNNNNNNNNNNNNNNNNNNNNNNNNNNNNNNNNNNNNNNNNNNNNNNNNNNNNNNNNNNNNNNNNNNNNNNNNNNNNNNNNNNNNNNNNNNNNNNNNNNNNNNNNNNNNNNNNNNNNNNNNNNNNNNNNNNNNNNNNNNNNNNNNNNNNNNNNNNNNNNNNNNNNNNNNNNNNNNNNNNNNNNNNNNNNNNNNNNNNNNNNNNNNNNNNNNNNNNNNNNNNNNNNNNNNNNNNNNNNNNNNNNNNNNNNNNNNNNNNNNNNNNNNNNNNNNNNNNNNNNNNNNNNNNNNNNNNNNNNNNNNNNNNNNNNNNNNNNNNNNNNNNNNNNNNNNNNNNNNNNNNNNNNNNNNNNNNNNNNNNNNNNNNNNNNNNNNNNNNNNNNNNNNNNNNNNNNNNNNNNNNNNNNNNNNNNNNNNGCCCCGTccctctcgtccccgaccgcccctGCCTCACCATCCCCTCCACCGCCTCGCCCCCTGCCACGCCCCTCTCGGTGAGCtacgttttttttcattttttttccatttttttctacTGTTGGATGGATGAATTAATGCATGGATGGATGTTGGATGTTAGATTGTTAGGTTAGATGTTAGATGTTAGGTTGTTAGGTTGATATATAGTTGAATGTTGGATGTTAGGATGTTAGATTGTTAGTTTGCATtatttttatcatgatgatcttaTCATTTGAGATGTgctctaaaattggtataagatgagtgattatttttatcatgatgatcttgtcaaaaaaattgaaccggacaaaatttgacacttgacaaaataagatttttttttcatagttttaagTGTCAGTGCTTAAtgttaagtagctatgtgagatgtgctgcaaaattatgatatgatcagtggttatttaatcatgatgttgttgcaaaaaaattgaaggacaaaatttgacacttgacgaaacatgattttttttcatagttaaaagtatcaatgcttaatgtgaggtgatgacctaaatTTTTTTCACTCAgtgtaattaacaggatttgtggtgttccatcttcgtggagtgattgtcgacgttggaggtgttggtccacgatcgtccgtcttctttgatcgactacatcggagggtgagcaacaattccatgacctcgtccactttttttccatgtcactagattaaattttcacatcaagtcgcgtaacctaggtctcccgtccgaaagggttgcatcgataaataagcattcaattgcatatttatcaccgcagctctttcggattgtctagcgctttccacggacagcccgaggatgtgtagattgggtatgttgttcatgctctaccccgttccgagataggatttcggcggcgcttccctgttgttctccggatgcacattctctcggcattttgccgagacgtgtatttggagaacagcggggaggtgctgccgaaattttgtctcggaatggggtagagcatggacaacatactcaatctacacattctcgggtgggattaggacccatctttacctattagagatgtaggtggattaaatgtcgtttctcgtcaaccttgtaaaatataaaatattgatgtgagtaatttaaatgaatccttaattttgttgtgtggcttccaataaagcagagatggcagataatcagtggatgtatagtgggtttttccgtcggaatcaattaacaacagagtgggtcgagaaaacggatgtgtttttgaaagagatattccgtagtccaatgaggatggtgccagaatgcccgtgtgccagatgtaagaggtgtatccgcagagataagagtgagatgactaagcaccttcgcacgcatggatttatgcccaactttaatatgccgataaactttgcccagcgggaccgtggtagagaggatgtgatacgacaacgtgtcgctggttatgaggacgatggggttagagacatgctagatgatgtctttgctgcacagcggacacctccgtcacattcagcgaatgaaccggaggagccggaggaaaccgcaaaggccttcctggaaatcttggcctcgtcaaagaaacctctctatgagggtgccaagttgtctgtgctggatgccatctcgcaactgatggcagtcaaggctgagtatggctgtagccgaggttgcttcgaagcatttctgggagtatgggctaacagcctgcctgagggccatgaactgccgaaaaccatgtacggtacgaagaaaatcatgaaggcgctctcgatggactatgagaaaatacatgtttgtccaaagaattgccttttgtttaggcatgagtatgcggatgacaagtactgtaggaagtgcgattcctctcggtatattgaggtggtcgataagcatggtcagaagcagcagctaaaaatccctgtgaaggttcttcggtatcttgattttataaaaagactgcagcgccttttcatcaccgaggagtctgccaaaatgatgaagtggcacaaggaagggaaaaggtacaatccaaaaaaaattgtacatccatcaggaggtgaagcatggaagtcattcgatatagagtacccggaggaagcagccgaggctgggaatgtcagaattgctataacaggtgatgggttcaatccatatggtatgtcgtctaatccatacagctgttggcccgtatttgttattccgctgaatctccctcccggcgccataatgcaacgcaagaccatgttcctgtcgcttataattccgcggcctgaatatccggggaagaatttgagtgtgtttatgcagccgttggtggatgatttgcaccattcttggtacttcccgaggttgacatacgaccgacatctgcagaaaaatttcttgatgaaagtttggctacaatattgcatgcatgactctcccggTTATGCcttgttctgcggatggtgtacaagtggaaagatgccttgcccagtgtgcatgcaggccttgattttcatttggctgaagaagggtggcaagtatgttgcatttgacctgcatcgacagttcctccctccagaccatcctgatagggaagacaagaaaaacttcacaaaaggcaaagttgtccatgaagtaaacgagattccaacgttttctggtgcggatgtgcttgctcagctgaaagctcttaagcctgaCGGTGAAggaaaaggcaaaggcaaaggcaaaggcaaagccacaggcgaagacgagggcgagggcaaaggaaaaggaaaaggtaaagggaaattttttgaaggatatggtgagacgcacaactggactcacattacccccttcacgcagcttccctattttaaggacctcaaacttccatacaacatagacgtgaacacctaagtctcactgtgttcaaatgtcttacattcaaacgtggccacgaacacctaagtctcactgtgttcaaatgccgatggttcgaccccaaaaagggtctgagacatacgccttctgttggcTTAGttaaagttaaaccatcaaccgtctatgccggagctgatctctttatcgcatGACggatggtgctatggaaggcatgacggatgggcgagtttggtggataggtggctcggcgccgatgcagagtttgctgccaagagcatcaaggcccgggctaatcgtggagacgacgggacacacggccaaggaaacaggaaccactggggcttcaaggccatgaaggtatatctatgtgcatgatgcatttttgttcttctttacgtcatgttcttatgtatggctgacttctatttgacgttgtaggaggacaagttgaagaggccgctctcagacatggagtcgtggaagctggcccgcgagcggagtcatcgcaaggagggcgagagccagtactacggcaagaccgaggagcacctggggtcttacattcatcactatcaggagttgcatccggatgttcctgttgctgaggtcgcccagtctcagatcgacgacacggcggtggtggccatccaggggaagaagaatggccggtatccgtgtttcgatggcttgatcactccttcgatctcgtacacacggcttcgggctagcaacccgagccagttagagagtacggggcgttcacagactcccttagcccgccagcatgctgtaagtacttcctctttatctttttctatcttgcattctcagtttattttcagcattgctcacttagaaacaacctaaattatgtaggcatataaggagtttgtcgagcataggaatctcgaggtgcgggagtacttgaaacgagtgaaggcaaacgatgattacaaccgtcaaatgatgacggttagttttgccctcttaaaaccaacctaaatttttgcactttcattccttctgatcttctagtttgcttgtttaactaacattcaggctatgttggcgtcttggactaaccgcacggatccaccacaaatgggacccccaccaccatctgcgggagaacccccacacgtgcccacgttcgatgaatgggtggcactaggcaatgatggtccggttagtacatttgcctaactactagcaaactagttctcgttcatgaaacactatcatatcatatttaccgttagaatcttttctgaaacatgtaggggaccggtggctcgactcctgctccgtcgaccccagtcactccgatctggcagagtggtggtggtcgtgatggcggttttggcggaggtggtggtggtggttttggcggaggtggtggttttggcgggggtgctcttgcttgatgattccgtgcatgtggccatcgtgccatgcctttcatattcctacttttatcatgtttcatgtcttgcactacttttatgttcatgaacttccatcggtgatgatctttagatgatgtgatgaacttgagtatgtttagatgatgatggtgaacttgagtatgtttagatgaacttgagtatgttcacatgatgaattgtcatatttctgcataatttcatattgttctgttttgaaatgctgtcaaatgaattggaaaagagaaaacagggaaaataaaaaaaactatgcctacggcaaagccgtcggcatatatacgcccaggagttaccagggcttgccacgtggcacatctatgcctacagcaaagccgtaggcatatatGAAAAACTATgcagacggctttgccgtaggcatagtcctGCTGCCAGGAGAAACCAGGAGCTGCCATGTGGCAgagatatgcctacggcaaagccgtcggcatagatttccatctatgccgacggctttgccgtaggcatagccctgccgccaggagaagccgggggacgacacgtggcgtaggtatgctgacggctaggccgtcggcattgatttccatctatgccgacggccaagccgtcggcatacatGCGCCACGTGTCGTCCCCTAAATCGCCAGCGCTGTTGACGGCGCCATCCGTTGCCATCAGACGGAAAACaacgccgacggctaaactatgccgacggctgccccacggccgtcggcatatgctcctatgccgacggctatactacgccgacggtctgacacatctacgctgacgtgatctacgccgacgggactatgccgacggcagccgtaggcatagatctatgccgacggcaatggacctatgccgacggccctgggccgtaggcatagcccgcgaGTCCGGTGGTGTGTATATAGGTATGTATACCACATATCTGTACATTTCATGATGAAATACATTTTGACGTGAGCCACACAAAAATGAAATCGTGATTTTCTAACACATGTACTATTCACTATAtaagttcatgattttttttgtgCAAACCACATCAAAACATGATTCATCATGAAAATGTACAGCGTCACTATACAAACTACAGTATGTACAATTTAAAGGAATACTACAATATAAAAACTTTGTGAGAATAAAAGCATTGCTACATTCTGAAGCTGGTCCAAAGGTAACAAATAAGATTTCCAtgccaatgatgagtgaactcttaATAAATTGAATAATTGAAAAACACTTAATAAATCGAAGATGCTTTATATGCATCATCTCAAATTGCTTTGCATGATTCTTCAAATAAAATCTCATAGCTGCACATAACGGAACATTGGGGCATGAAATAAATCTGAACAAAATGAAGAAAAAGTACAGCAAAAGCTGGCCTAGTGACTTGGTGAGTAATGATAACCTGATAATATCATGTAGCATAGCTTTTGGAGCCAGCCATGACCTATGGATGAATATAAGCTAGCTCTGATATGCAATACGAGGGGAGCAGCCTGGTGTGATACAAATTCGGCCACCATACGGGAATCTCATGAACAGAGACAGCCAGGGCGCCATATTCGTCATCGGCTACTACCACCTTGGCCCTGTCAAACTGTGGCGTCGAGCTTGCAGGCAGAGTGGCGAATGGCCAAAGTGGAGCCCTCCTCCAGTAAGGGGAACGACACAAGCAACAACTCTCTGAACACATTTGTGAATCGTGAAATAATATCACACTGAACTTCTTCTAAACTTCAGTAGCAACAACTAATGTGTTTGGAGAGTTGCTGCTTGTGTCGTTCCTGTTCCTGGAACGACAGAAACAAGAACTGCCTGAACACATTCGTGAACTATGGAAAATATATCTCGCTGATTTTCTTCTAAACCGCCCTTAGAAGTAACAACACAAGCAGTAAGTATTCTTATTTGTCATGCAATGACCTAAAAAAAGAATTATGTTCATTTGTACTGAGTTTGAGCATGCTTAAACACATAGAAAGTAAATAGCAAATTATATTGTCCGAAACTGATCTTGCTGGAGAGGATTATATTAGCAGCAACTGCTTAGTTCTAACAAAATATGGTTCGTCTATTTACTTAGATAGTGGTCCACTTATTCACCTTCAATGTTTTGGCGTTATGGTGTTGATTCCCTTTCCACTCTGCTCGTAATCTCAGCAGGGCTTGGAATTTCCAATTTGTTGGTGCTTGAAGGGCAACCATCGGCGTCTCCGTTCAACATGGACACCCTGCCATTACATATAAGTTAATTATAAAGCATCTAATTAATTGACAGATTCTTGCTCATGGTCGACGAATAACAATCAAACCAAGAATGCATGGCGCTTAATTCTCACTAACTAATAATTCGTGCATATGGAAAAAGTCATGCACACCCTTAATCTAATAAATTGGCTCAAGTAAGCCCCCCCTCCTCCCCGCAAGTCCACGTTCTCTACTTCGACATGCCCTCCCACCCATCTCGCTACTTATCCTAATTCCAACATCCTCAGCAGAAAAAAGGTGTGCAAGCTTAACCAGGTGTCATCTACAACTTACAATTCAAAGATAATTCAAGACATGCTCTACTGCCTACAATTGAAAGATAATTATATTCTTTCCTGCTAATGAAATCAAGCAGATCCTCACTCAGTGTCATCTACACATTTTTCTCTCTGAATCTGAATAGCAGCTACACATTCAGTTGGGATTTCACAATGAATCTGAATAGCAGCTAGACATTCAGTTCACAGTATCATCGTTCACTCTGTCGTGTGCGTTCAACACAAAAGTGGCTGGTTTGCCGGTTTGTTGCCGGCTATTGGGCTGCTCTGAACTGAGCCTATAAGCTAGTATTTCTGTCATATAAAAAGTACATACCTATATACGAATTTTTTGCAAAAGAATTTGGATGTGCATCTGTACACCCATGTCCCATGGTGGATCCGCCCCTGCCTGTAAGGAAGCGAGTACTCGTTGGGGAGGAGAGGGGTACCTTCTGGAGAAGATTCACCTTGAGGAGATGGGGGATCAATGGAGAAGAGAGGCGTCGGGATGCACAGCCATCCCTGGTCGTGGCCGGCGAGGTCGTAGGGATTGGCGGATGGGGAAGGGAAGTACCAGGGGTGTGGTGCCGACTCGTTGGTCTCAGATCGCCGCCGGTCGCCGGTATCCGAGGGGCCGCCGCCGGCGGTGACCTGGTGTTCCTGATCCGCGACGGCCGCGTCCCGGTGATCCACGACATATccgaggcgcgacggcggcggtggcTTCCTGGTGATCCGCGACGGCAGCGACGGTCGCTGGCGTCTCTCTGGTTTGGCGGTGGCGGCTGCGTCCAGGGAGAGGAGGAGCAGCGGCTGCGGCGATCTAGTGCGTCTATCACGAGGGATCGCGGCCAGTTTTTTTTTTATTGAACGGTTTTTTATCGTTCGATTTATGCTGGTGTGGTACGATGACGAAAAAAACCCGGCGGTGGGAGTATgacgaaaaaaaaccagcgaaaattGACCGCGCGACTATTCATCAAGtcatccattaggagtagagattatggCAGCCGTAAGCGCATCTAACATGAGTCCAAGTCGGCCACCTTCTAGTTTGTCACTCGTGGCTTTTTTATCTATTTATTTTATGCATTTCTGGGCGTGATTGTGTTGTTGCCCCCGCTCTCATATTTGCTATGAATTTTGATACTTGGTTGTTTGGATGTTTGCTTTATCTATGAAGCGAGGCGAAGGCATATTTTGAGAGAGTCATCCGCAATTACTAATCGCATGATTAGCGCTGCTCATGTCCGCCACTTAAGCTGTCCGGGATGCTTACATTCTGCAATGCCTGCGATGCTGCTGCTGACGACTATTAGCACAATGTTTGTAATCCACAAGTACTAGATAGGAAACGCGCCTTGGCGTGTGGTGCCTGACTCAACACATTACCTGGACGTGTAAACAAAGTGCGACAGTGATCGTTGCAAATGGATCAGTTAAATGTATCAAATTTACATCAAAAGTATGGCATTGACTTTATATATAACATAATTGTGTCCAATACATAACATCCAGGCAAGCAATGCCAAAGGGCAGTGCAATCGGTCATACCAAAAGCAAAGCAACATTTTTTGCAAAAGTAAACAAACATGATAAGTCATCACATAGTAGACACAAAATGTCGAGCCATTATATAGGCAAAAGGATCCACCGGAGAGGTGCGAGATAAAGAACCTAAGTAGCTGTGCTAAGCCATATTTCAAGGGGGTGTTTTGTGCCAAGATGACAAGCACTCAAAAAAGCGAGACCGCTAACAGCATGCTGAAGAGATATGTACAACCTTCATGATTGATGAATGTGTTTGTGAAGCAATACATGCGGCTTCTGTTTGACCTGGACGCAGACAAGACCTAAGAAGAGCTATGGAACCTGGTTGTAAGCAATTAGATTTCTCATAAGATATATGATTCAATTCATTATCTTTTAGCATGAACATTATACCTTCATGCAAGGATGATATTTGAAATAAGTGATGTGATATTTCCACAGGGGAACGTCGTGAGGAGGTCTAACCTATCGATTGGGCATCATGCTAGCGAGATATATACTCCTACAGTGTTCGAACAATTTGGCCAAACCCTTTATGAAGCAGGAGCTTACCATGTGGAGGAGATTGAGAGGAACAGGGTGTACAGGACAAAGCATACTCAAGCAGATAGAAGGGGAAAATGGCACAGGGCAGTCTACGATGTTAAGATGATAGACAATGGGGAAGAATTTGACTGTGTATGTGGTCAATTTGATCACATGGGTTTGCTATGCTGCCATGTGCTAAAGGTTAGAAGAATAACTTTGTCATAATATTGTTTTTTTGCTTCATGTTTTCAGAATTCATGTTTGTCATAAATAAGTGTACTATCCGGCAATGCAGGTGATGCATCGTGTAGGAATCATGGAGATACCCAAGAAGCACATAGTGACGAGGTGGACGAAAGAGGCACGGTATGCCCTGCCTAAAAACCTAACATTAGAGCAGACAACCTTGTGCGCCAAAACTATTAAGGAACTAGTAAAGATGGGAGCTGCAAGTGAAGAGGCCTATGATATGATAATGAGGTCATTGGAGGAACTCATGGCAAGTACGGCACAATACAGAGAAGCGGGAGGTGGCCTAGGGCTCGAGGAACGACCAACCGCCGAAAGGGTACTGGTGGATGAAAGACCAGGTGATTGTTCAGTTGACGACAGTGATACAGTATCGGCAACACAAGACCCACTAGTTGGACTACCTGCTCCTTGTAAGAAACCTAAACCCTGAATGCAAACAAGTTGGGAGAAAGCACCATATGAGATCATGATGAAAGCAACTATGCTTTGCAGCATTTGCCGACTTATAGTGGTGTGGTCACTTTTGTTTCTCTCGCGAGCCTGCGCGCTCTGTATGGCCTAAGGCCTTGTATTACCGCTCGCGGCCTCTACGTCTATGAACCTTTGATTTCCCTATCAATCTTTGGGCCTGTTTGGCTTTTGGTGATGTAAGATCTAAGTAATGGTACGCTGCCTGTTGTGGGCTTTATTAAGTTAAAACCGGACGCATCTGGTGTCTTTGTTTAAAAAAAGGGGCATAAGAAGCTGACTTGTCCGGAGAGGGGTGACTTGCCAAAGCAGCCGAGGAAGCGGGGGAGGTGTACTAACTGTGGTCTTGCTGGACACCGGAAGAACACTTGTTCTGAGCCCCCTGGCTTTAAAATTAGTGGTGGTAAGGAGCATAAGTAAGTATGTTGGTTGTGCGGCATAGTGTTAAAACTGAGTTTAGAATCTCTTTTGTGAAAGGCTTGCTGGATCAGTGTGGGTACCGACTTATTGGCATTTAGATGCCGTACGTGGCAATACTAATCTCCGGGGCTGTTTGAAATGAGTGTAAAATTCGTGTGGCCGCCtgcatttagttcaaatttgagctAAATATCGTTGGCCATACAAATTTTGCACCCATTTCAAATGGGGTCTAACGGTTAACAGGATAGTTGTTTACTAGTATGGAGGAAACATGAAAGCTCAGGGTTGTCTGTCCAGAAAGCCAAAATGAATAACTGCCCCACTAAGAATTATTTTGTGCAAACCAAACCCATTATTTTCTACTATTTCAGAGCAACAACAGGCTGCAATGCCATATACAGAATTCAGAAAGGTTCAGATTATATCACATGCCTTACATTCAGAAGGGTTCAGATTATAGTTACTCCCTCTATaaggaaatataagagcatttagatcattaaAGAGCACAATACATAACATCAAATGTGCTTCGTACATATACTCTCTTTTTCGTCTGAAATGAAAAGGCAATGCTCCTGCCGGTTCCCAGGAAAAAAAAACATCAAATGTGTAAACAGTAGAGTTGATGATAATGACATTATTGTAAGTATTAGCAAAGATAGTTCAAGCCATATTTGCTATGTACAGTGCAGTTTATATCGAGCACGATGATAATCACTCTCAGACACACGAACGACCGTGCAATGCTATGGAGACAGATAAAACGTCAAGAAAGAGGGCAGGGCATCCACTTTTTCAGGAATTAAGAATACCAAGGTTCAGAGCCCCAACTAGCGGGTCTACTAGAACCCAAAAGTTTAGAGCCCCAACCTCAGAAGTCAAAACGTGATTAAAAACATACTATGTAAACAATATGGCACCAGAAATTGATAATGTGACACATGGAtctgagtactccctccgtccgaaaatacttgtcatcaaaacggATAAAAGAGGAtgcatctagacatattttagttctagatacatctctttttattcattttgatgacaagtattttcggacggagggagtagttgagaaAGGTGCCACCTCATGGGAACCTTAGAAATACAGGTGAAAAGGATCTATCAATTTTGAGAGAATTCAAAAAAAACTTGATTTTTGTTCTCTGACTTTGTGGGTCCTGTTTGAAGACCTAAATGAACTTTTTGGGGTCAAACTTTTCGTGTGCGTACGCAAATAATGTGGATGCATATTAGAAAAAACAGATTGCACAATTGTTCTTAAGTTTTTGGCTTAACTCCTCGAGAGCGGCACAATGATCAAGAATCATATCCATCATAAGTTATGTAAACGCTGGTAATTTTTCATTCCCAAATAAAaagtttttatcttttatttccttATCTTTTATTGCTTCCTGAGACGGATTGGTGACCAAACTATTTCATTTCTTTTCTGAATGGCCAAGAGCCCAAGATAAGCATCTCCAAGAGCGACTTGGATTCACCAGACCTAGTGATTTGAATATGCGTGCACTTCCAAACCATGTGATCCCAAACTGAGGACTCCAAAACCGTGTAGCAGCCTGTCCCAAAATAGTTAGGGTATCTAGTGCTGTGTCGAGGTTTACAAGCAAGTGAGATGTATAATTTTCAAAACCAGCACATTCATTCACGGGTCTTATGAGATGTTAGTCTGGGGAGAACCAGATTGTTTTGAACGGGTTCAAGAAATACAAAGCGCAATACAAAGCGGTTGGTTTTTACAAAATCATTATAAAATTCAAATGAACTACAACATGTTGGTTTAAAATTTAAATATGGACTCTGATATTTGGCACACGTGTACCATATAAGCAAAACTGCCACATTTCTCCTTCTTTCATTTTAAAGCACCACACGATCCCTCGTCCTTTAACCTCGCCTCCTACCGAACGACCCCGCGGGCTCACCCGAGAAACCTGCTTCTCCCGCACATCTCGCGTGCCCACCCCCGAGAAAACTGCCACTTCTTCACGTCTACCATATAATAAAAAAATATTGCACATCTGGGATTCGAATCAACACCTCCATGGCACCAAAGCGCGCCACCACAACCAACTCACCCTTAGGTATTTGTTGCTCAGACTAAAGAAACTGATCGTTTTGACCCCTTTTTGTACAATTGTGTTATTACAGAAAAGTACTGAAAATTACCATGATTTCTCCTCAGGACAAAGTTATCA
It contains:
- the LOC119339402 gene encoding uncharacterized protein LOC119339402 — encoded protein: MCGRSRFLGRTRSPQPLLLLSLDAAATAKPERRQRPSLPSRITRKPPPPSRLGYVVDHRDAAVADQEHQVTAGGGPSDTGDRRRSETNESAPHPWVSMLNGDADGCPSSTNKLEIPSPAEITSRVERESTP